The Actinomycetota bacterium genome has a window encoding:
- a CDS encoding 50S ribosomal protein L25 produces MAEVALTVEVREGRGKGVARRLRADGKVPATLYGHGIEPVALAVDARGLLQTLATDAGMNVLIDLHIGGDTHLAIARELSKHPVRGNILHVDFVKVARDQVITVDVPIHVEGEAHGVKQGGVIEHHLWQLHVECLPADVPERINVDVSALEIGDVVHVRDVVLSAGATVLTNEDEIILACITPQALKVEAELEAAPVAVAGEAPAESGASAGSGAE; encoded by the coding sequence GTGGCTGAGGTAGCTCTGACGGTAGAGGTCCGCGAGGGGCGCGGAAAGGGCGTCGCCCGCAGGTTGCGCGCGGACGGCAAGGTCCCTGCGACCCTGTACGGGCACGGCATTGAGCCGGTCGCCCTGGCGGTGGACGCGCGCGGGCTCTTGCAGACCCTCGCTACGGACGCCGGCATGAACGTGTTGATCGACCTTCACATCGGTGGCGACACCCACCTGGCGATCGCGCGCGAACTGTCCAAGCACCCAGTGCGGGGCAACATCCTCCACGTGGACTTCGTCAAGGTTGCCCGCGACCAGGTGATCACGGTGGATGTGCCGATTCACGTCGAGGGCGAGGCCCACGGCGTGAAGCAGGGCGGCGTCATCGAGCATCACCTGTGGCAATTGCACGTTGAGTGTCTGCCCGCCGACGTCCCCGAGCGCATCAACGTGGACGTCTCGGCTCTCGAGATCGGTGACGTCGTGCACGTTCGCGACGTGGTTCTTTCTGCGGGCGCCACTGTGCTGACCAACGAAGACGAGATCATCCTGGCCTGCATCACGCCGCAGGCGCTCAAGGTCGAGGCGGAGCTTGAGGCAGCCCCGGTTGCAGTTGCCGGGGAGGCTCCCGCGGAGTCCGGGGCGTCGGCGGGGTCCGGGGCCGAGTAG
- a CDS encoding SRPBCC domain-containing protein — protein sequence MAAPLSEVWEAWTTSEGAQTFFAPGARIELRRGGPYELFFDPGAPEGSRGSEGCAVISMEKERRLSFTWNAPPSLPSVRGHHTRVDVRFEEAEAATRVSLTHVGWKEGEGWDEYYEYFTRAWDVVLERLQRRFTTGPIDWRA from the coding sequence GTGGCGGCTCCGCTGTCCGAGGTATGGGAGGCGTGGACGACGTCCGAGGGTGCGCAGACCTTCTTCGCGCCCGGCGCGCGCATCGAACTTCGCCGCGGTGGCCCCTATGAGTTGTTCTTCGATCCGGGTGCCCCCGAGGGATCGCGCGGAAGCGAAGGCTGCGCAGTGATCTCGATGGAGAAAGAACGGCGCCTGTCGTTCACCTGGAACGCGCCCCCCTCCCTTCCGTCCGTGCGCGGCCACCACACCCGCGTGGACGTCCGCTTCGAAGAGGCCGAAGCCGCCACCCGCGTCTCGCTCACCCACGTCGGCTGGAAAGAAGGCGAAGGCTGGGACGAGTACTACGAGTACTTCACGCGCGCGTGGGACGTCGTCCTGGAACGCCTGCAGCGCAGGTTCACCACCGGCCCAATCGACTGGCGCGCGTAG
- a CDS encoding ABC transporter ATP-binding protein, translating to MSTRPATMTAKGGQSVIDVQAVSVSYGSVDILHGVTFTVPSGGITGLLGPNGAGKTTTMRVVATLIKPSSGRVLVGGHDAEADPLAVRRCIGLLTEEPGVYDRLTVSEQLLLSALSYGRSPRAARSDVERLAGLLGFESVLSDPGARLSKGTRQKVALARALVHDPSVILLDEPTAGLDVTSAAALEEFLRSSEMDGRTVLLSTHQLDQVERLCSRVVGISGGSVFLDSSPADVVSSTCADDFRTGFLSLLTEELAAQVTV from the coding sequence TTGAGCACCCGTCCGGCAACCATGACGGCGAAAGGTGGCCAAAGCGTGATTGACGTGCAGGCAGTGAGTGTGTCGTACGGGAGCGTGGACATCCTCCACGGCGTCACGTTCACGGTTCCCTCCGGCGGGATCACTGGCCTGCTTGGTCCCAACGGCGCCGGCAAGACGACCACCATGAGGGTTGTTGCCACCCTCATAAAGCCGTCCTCTGGACGCGTTCTTGTGGGCGGTCATGATGCTGAAGCGGATCCGCTCGCAGTGCGGCGATGCATTGGGTTATTGACGGAAGAGCCGGGTGTTTACGACAGGCTGACCGTCAGCGAGCAACTCCTCCTTTCTGCCTTGTCTTACGGGCGATCGCCCAGGGCTGCCCGGTCGGATGTCGAGCGGCTGGCAGGCTTGTTGGGTTTTGAATCTGTGCTTTCAGATCCGGGTGCACGGCTGTCGAAGGGGACTCGTCAGAAAGTGGCGCTGGCCCGTGCCTTAGTTCACGACCCCTCGGTGATTCTGCTCGACGAACCGACCGCCGGGTTGGATGTGACCTCCGCAGCGGCACTTGAGGAGTTCCTGCGCAGCTCGGAGATGGATGGAAGGACGGTCCTGCTCTCGACACATCAGCTTGACCAGGTAGAGCGCCTTTGTTCTCGCGTCGTGGGGATTAGCGGTGGCAGCGTGTTCCTCGACTCCTCCCCAGCCGACGTCGTTTCGTCGACATGCGCCGACGACTTCCGGACGGGATTCCTCTCGCTGCTAACTGAGGAGTTGGCCGCGCAGGTTACGGTGTGA
- a CDS encoding ABC transporter permease subunit, translating to MRVLIRREVLSLWRQRRLLLMILVIPAVTAPLVMILPGLMTRAQENRVRDRSFSVAVQDEADSGIATALRGDGFKVVLNRDARRVVLLRRVDVGVVVSPNVSPNIVGSSLRVEILLISARPGSRLAAGTVLVSLQQIDKERARTQLAARGLPPELAEGIAASVTDVGAAESNAQHQAASSLPGFLILQLLFLVSISAGLIQEEKERRTLETLLVLPFRRRDLVVAKWVAATSLGLFALAAFTTFVVGLGALPVGLIGESLRLSAADVALVGFAGALLVGVFAGAGTLIGARARTPAQANAYTGVVTLPLVAAGIALQFVLDGDSVGVLALVPGLGMGVVIREGLQGTLEMWAGLMSVGLHIALGGGLLWLAAGGLDRSEAVLRTQA from the coding sequence ATGAGAGTACTGATCCGGAGAGAGGTCTTGAGTCTGTGGCGCCAGAGGCGCCTCTTGCTCATGATTCTCGTCATCCCCGCGGTTACTGCTCCACTGGTGATGATTCTCCCAGGGCTCATGACTCGCGCGCAGGAGAACAGGGTCCGTGACCGCTCCTTCAGTGTGGCAGTGCAGGACGAGGCCGACTCCGGTATCGCCACTGCTCTTCGAGGTGATGGATTCAAGGTTGTCTTGAATAGGGACGCACGGCGCGTGGTCTTGTTGCGGCGGGTGGACGTCGGGGTCGTGGTATCCCCCAACGTTTCGCCGAACATCGTCGGCAGTTCACTGCGAGTTGAGATCTTGCTGATCAGCGCGCGCCCGGGCTCCAGGCTTGCCGCCGGCACCGTATTGGTTTCGCTGCAGCAGATCGACAAGGAGCGGGCTCGCACGCAGTTGGCTGCGCGCGGGTTACCACCAGAACTCGCCGAGGGCATCGCGGCTTCCGTGACGGACGTTGGCGCTGCGGAGTCGAATGCCCAGCATCAGGCAGCATCTTCGCTCCCGGGGTTCTTGATCCTCCAACTTCTGTTCCTTGTTTCTATCTCTGCAGGTCTGATCCAAGAAGAGAAGGAACGGCGCACGCTGGAGACGCTTCTCGTTCTTCCTTTTCGCCGGCGGGACCTCGTTGTCGCGAAGTGGGTCGCGGCTACTTCGCTTGGGTTGTTTGCGCTTGCTGCGTTCACGACCTTCGTGGTGGGTCTGGGCGCCCTCCCGGTAGGCTTGATTGGCGAGAGCTTGCGTCTCTCAGCTGCTGACGTTGCTCTGGTGGGCTTTGCGGGCGCTCTTTTGGTTGGAGTGTTCGCGGGTGCCGGAACTCTTATCGGCGCCCGGGCGCGGACCCCAGCTCAGGCGAACGCATATACGGGAGTAGTTACGCTTCCGCTTGTTGCGGCTGGAATCGCACTGCAGTTCGTGCTCGACGGCGATTCTGTGGGAGTTCTCGCGCTTGTTCCTGGCCTTGGGATGGGGGTTGTCATCCGCGAGGGACTGCAGGGCACGCTGGAAATGTGGGCGGGCCTGATGTCCGTCGGCCTCCATATTGCTCTTGGCGGCGGACTGCTATGGCTGGCCGCGGGCGGCCTGGACAGATCGGAAGCCGTCCTGCGGACACAGGCTTGA
- a CDS encoding ATP-binding protein codes for MVELLRRPEGKTLEFKRDLSSPDRALRTIVAFANTAGGVLLVGVEDQAGRVRGVTNPLDLEALRQSRQ; via the coding sequence GTGGTTGAGTTGCTTAGGCGCCCCGAGGGCAAGACCCTGGAGTTCAAGCGCGACCTGTCCTCCCCCGACAGGGCACTGCGGACGATCGTGGCCTTCGCGAACACCGCCGGCGGGGTCCTGCTCGTCGGCGTGGAGGACCAGGCGGGGCGGGTTCGCGGCGTGACGAACCCCCTTGACCTAGAGGCGCTTCGCCAATCTCGTCAGTGA
- a CDS encoding ribbon-helix-helix protein, CopG family, whose protein sequence is MKRPSKVLSVSVPPEAAKDFDRIARLEGRNKSELFREMLRVYRAYRETRTFESLQRYGAAAAGRRGIRDERDVERLIQEARRA, encoded by the coding sequence ATGAAGAGGCCGTCGAAGGTGTTGTCCGTGTCGGTTCCCCCCGAGGCCGCGAAGGACTTCGACCGCATCGCGCGCCTGGAAGGACGCAACAAAAGCGAGTTGTTCCGAGAGATGCTTCGCGTCTACCGCGCGTATCGCGAGACTCGAACCTTCGAGTCCCTTCAGCGTTACGGAGCAGCAGCCGCCGGCCGTCGTGGGATCCGCGATGAGCGCGACGTCGAGCGATTGATCCAAGAAGCCCGCCGGGCGTGA
- a CDS encoding putative toxin-antitoxin system toxin component, PIN family yields the protein MKAVADTNVLVSAFNFPGGPPEDVYRLALDGRVHLITSAPLLAEFARILTDRFGWEPGRAEEAVAHVARIATVVEPAERVAVVAADPADDRVLEAAFEAAADVIVSGDKHLLRIGEWRGIRIVSPAEFLAGLKLG from the coding sequence GTGAAGGCGGTCGCCGACACCAACGTTCTCGTCTCGGCGTTCAACTTTCCCGGCGGACCGCCGGAGGACGTCTATCGGCTCGCCCTGGACGGCCGCGTTCATCTGATCACCTCGGCACCGCTGCTCGCCGAGTTCGCGCGGATCCTCACCGATAGGTTCGGATGGGAACCGGGGCGCGCGGAAGAGGCGGTCGCTCATGTGGCCAGGATTGCCACCGTCGTCGAGCCCGCAGAGCGGGTCGCGGTCGTGGCCGCCGATCCTGCCGATGACCGCGTCCTTGAAGCAGCCTTCGAGGCGGCCGCGGATGTCATCGTGTCGGGTGACAAGCACCTGTTGCGGATCGGCGAGTGGAGAGGCATCCGCATCGTCTCGCCTGCGGAGTTCCTCGCCGGACTCAAACTCGGCTAG
- a CDS encoding SRPBCC domain-containing protein, which yields MEKERRLSFTWNAPPSLPSVRGHHTRVDVRFEDAEAATRVSLTHVGWKEGEGWAEYYEYFARAWDVVLERLQRRFTTGPIDWRA from the coding sequence ATGGAGAAAGAACGCCGCCTGTCGTTCACCTGGAACGCGCCCCCCTCCCTGCCGTCCGTGCGCGGCCACCACACTCGCGTGGACGTCCGCTTCGAAGACGCCGAAGCCGCCACCCGCGTCTCGCTCACCCACGTCGGCTGGAAAGAAGGCGAAGGCTGGGCCGAGTACTACGAGTACTTCGCGCGCGCGTGGGACGTCGTCCTGGAACGCCTGCAACGCAGGTTCACCACCGGCCCAATCGACTGGCGCGCGTAG
- a CDS encoding PIN domain-containing protein, with product MAGKEPGRAEEAVAHVARIATVVEPAERVAVVAADPADDRVLEAAFEAAADVIVSGDKHLLRIGEWRDIRIVSPAEFLAGLELG from the coding sequence CTGGCAGGGAAGGAACCGGGGCGCGCGGAAGAGGCGGTCGCTCATGTGGCCAGGATTGCCACCGTCGTCGAGCCCGCGGAGCGGGTAGCGGTCGTGGCCGCCGACCCTGCCGATGACCGCGTCCTTGAAGCGGCCTTCGAGGCCGCCGCGGACGTCATCGTGTCGGGCGACAAGCACCTCTTGCGGATCGGCGAGTGGAGAGACATCCGCATCGTCTCGCCTGCGGAGTTCCTCGCCGGACTCGAGCTCGGCTAG
- a CDS encoding DUF1778 domain-containing protein, with protein MATPAKEYKDQRLSLRISRRQREVIAQAAEVAETDVSAFVLDAALVSAQKVLADRRFFSISGEAWDRFVEILDRPVTPLSSKPRLEDLLTKPSVLER; from the coding sequence ATGGCGACTCCAGCGAAGGAATACAAAGACCAGCGGCTTTCCTTGCGGATCAGCCGGCGCCAGCGCGAGGTGATCGCGCAAGCTGCGGAGGTCGCAGAGACCGACGTGAGCGCCTTCGTCCTGGACGCCGCGCTCGTGAGCGCCCAAAAGGTGCTTGCCGATCGTAGGTTCTTCTCCATCTCGGGCGAGGCCTGGGACCGGTTCGTCGAGATTCTCGACCGCCCGGTGACACCCCTCAGCTCCAAGCCCCGCTTGGAGGATCTGCTCACGAAACCGTCTGTCTTGGAGCGGTAG
- a CDS encoding GNAT family N-acetyltransferase, which yields MGEFSQIARLAADDDVAPFDCGEVELNEFLKRHARAGNASNSAVTFVVKKEGRVAGYYTLAAGGVDRRDAPLRVAKGLGGYPVPIVLLARLAVDARAQGKGLGSALLKDAMIRAAGVGAEIGVRALVVHAKNEKARAYYAHFNFEPSPTHPLHLFLLMKDLLSYLVDIGYLQR from the coding sequence ATGGGCGAGTTCTCGCAGATCGCGCGTCTCGCAGCCGACGACGACGTCGCTCCCTTTGACTGCGGCGAGGTCGAGCTGAATGAGTTCCTCAAGCGACACGCCCGCGCGGGCAACGCGTCCAACAGCGCGGTCACGTTCGTGGTCAAGAAGGAGGGACGTGTCGCCGGCTACTACACCCTCGCGGCGGGCGGAGTCGATCGCCGGGATGCGCCGCTGCGTGTCGCAAAGGGCCTGGGGGGATACCCGGTTCCCATCGTCCTGCTTGCGCGCCTGGCGGTGGACGCGCGCGCGCAGGGAAAGGGACTCGGCTCTGCCCTGCTGAAAGACGCAATGATTCGCGCGGCCGGGGTGGGTGCGGAGATCGGCGTGCGCGCGCTGGTCGTTCACGCGAAGAACGAGAAGGCGCGCGCGTACTACGCGCACTTCAACTTCGAGCCGTCCCCGACGCATCCCCTGCATCTGTTCTTGCTGATGAAGGACCTGCTCTCCTACCTCGTGGACATCGGGTATTTGCAGCGCTGA